The following proteins are co-located in the Acidicapsa acidisoli genome:
- a CDS encoding hydantoinase B/oxoprolinase family protein codes for MTQSVVDPIELAIFQSAVHSVAEEMGAALRRTALSPNIKERRDYSCAVFDGRGRVIAMGDHMPVHLGSMPMSVEAAIEAIRFAPGDIAILNDPYAGGTHLPDITMVLPVFLEGVFLKGMTRPAFYIANRAHHADVGGTFPGSMGPASEIFQEGIRIPPVRIVRGGEIDREMLDLILLNVRTPKEREGDLQSQIGSCRVGEQRIRELAERYDPAKLRALTEELLDYSERLVRAQLRSMPTGVFSAEDWLDDDGVSDQPHRIAVQLNFNPDAAQIHIDFTGSSNQVAGSINAVRSITLSACFYVLRCLLTGDAPATAGILRPLTLITPSGSIVNALPPAPVAGGNVETSQRIVDVLLRALAQAIPSRIPGASAGTMSNLTIGGLDPRTGNHFTYYETTAGGMGARPGLDGISGVQTHMTNSLNTPIEALEYAYPFRVKRYAYRYGSGGAGQFRGGDGLIREIELLADAQVTLLADRRKCRPYGLQGGKDGFAGTASVTKFESQEKILLPGKCSRRLSKGDILRIETPGGGGWGEA; via the coding sequence ATGACGCAGTCTGTAGTCGACCCCATCGAACTCGCCATTTTCCAAAGCGCTGTCCATTCCGTAGCGGAAGAGATGGGCGCAGCCCTGCGCCGTACCGCGCTTTCGCCCAACATCAAGGAGCGGCGCGATTACTCCTGCGCAGTCTTCGATGGCCGAGGACGCGTCATCGCCATGGGTGATCACATGCCCGTGCATCTCGGCTCCATGCCCATGTCCGTCGAGGCTGCAATCGAAGCCATCCGCTTCGCTCCTGGCGACATAGCCATCCTCAATGATCCCTACGCCGGCGGCACGCATCTGCCCGACATCACCATGGTTCTTCCCGTCTTTCTGGAAGGCGTCTTTCTGAAGGGCATGACGAGGCCTGCGTTCTATATCGCCAATCGCGCCCATCACGCCGATGTCGGCGGAACCTTTCCCGGCTCCATGGGACCAGCCAGCGAAATCTTTCAGGAAGGCATCCGCATTCCGCCAGTTCGCATCGTGCGCGGCGGCGAAATTGACCGCGAAATGCTCGATCTGATCCTGCTCAACGTGCGCACACCGAAAGAGCGCGAGGGCGATCTCCAGTCGCAGATCGGTTCTTGCCGCGTAGGCGAACAACGCATTCGGGAGTTGGCCGAAAGATACGATCCCGCAAAGCTGCGCGCACTCACCGAAGAGCTGCTCGATTACTCCGAGCGTCTCGTGCGCGCCCAACTGCGCTCGATGCCGACTGGAGTATTCTCTGCCGAAGACTGGCTCGATGACGACGGCGTCAGCGACCAGCCCCACAGGATCGCGGTACAACTCAACTTCAACCCCGATGCCGCGCAGATTCACATCGACTTCACCGGATCCTCGAATCAGGTAGCAGGCAGCATCAACGCCGTGCGCTCCATTACGCTTTCCGCGTGCTTTTACGTCCTGCGCTGTCTTCTTACAGGCGATGCCCCGGCAACCGCGGGCATCCTGCGGCCGCTCACGCTCATCACACCCTCGGGCAGCATCGTCAACGCGCTTCCGCCCGCTCCCGTCGCGGGCGGCAATGTCGAAACCTCGCAGCGCATCGTCGACGTTCTGCTGCGCGCTCTCGCGCAGGCCATCCCATCGCGCATACCCGGAGCGAGCGCGGGCACCATGAGCAACCTGACCATCGGCGGCCTCGATCCGCGAACAGGCAACCACTTCACCTACTACGAAACCACCGCAGGTGGCATGGGCGCGCGCCCCGGATTGGACGGCATCTCCGGCGTGCAGACGCACATGACCAACTCGCTCAACACGCCCATCGAGGCGCTCGAATACGCGTATCCCTTCCGCGTCAAGCGATACGCGTACAGATACGGCTCAGGCGGCGCGGGGCAATTTCGCGGCGGCGACGGACTCATCCGCGAGATCGAGCTACTCGCCGATGCGCAGGTCACACTGCTCGCAGACCGCAGAAAATGCCGCCCCTATGGCTTACAGGGCGGCAAAGATGGATTCGCCGGAACGGCATCCGTAACAAAATTTGAAAGTCAGGAAAAGATCCTATTACCCGGCAAATGCAGCCGCAGACTATCCAAAGGAGACATTCTGCGCATCGAGACTCCGGGCGGCGGCGGATGGGGCGAAGCCTGA
- a CDS encoding hydantoinase/oxoprolinase family protein, whose translation MRVAIDTGGTFTDCVCLSGGQLCVLKVFSTPADPSLGILEALRQFGARETLDLRHGTTVGTNAMLERKGARVAFITTAGFEDTIAIGRQTRASLYDWFAPVPVCLVPRELRFGVSERVSAEGKILREPTEEELDVLLRQVRGSDAQSIAISLLFSFANPKSEQRVEAALRSLNLPISASHRILPEFREYERASTTVVNAYLAPRMQSYLTQLEQRVTAQHAGSRVDVMQSSGGIIPARLAAQEPVRTVLSGPAGGVIGACQVARWAGFERIIGFDMGGTSTDVFLSDASTGSATGGAQLSRESVVAGVPISVPMLDIHTVGAGGGSIARFDAGGMLRVGPESAGADPGPICFGRGISPTVTDANLLLGRLDSESFLGGSVQLNRQRTEQIFSEQKGPLATAEEFAAGILRVVETNMEKAIRVISIERGHDPREFVLVAFGGGGPLHACALARALKMDTVLIPAMPGALSAVGILLADAVRDYSRTVMLPEDAINGLSDIFDELRQRAVADFTEEGLQGVAHYSIDARYRGQGYELNVPCEPRSPKDAIETFHQLHLQRYGFCDPEKSVEIVNLRLRMTAAREPYLPPESDLIRGDGSEACYAERQLSFDGKLLRAKVYNREALNPGAILHGPSMITEYTSATLLPPGCHAQVDGFSNLVITLAEAPEA comes from the coding sequence TTGCGAGTAGCAATCGATACCGGCGGCACATTTACGGACTGCGTCTGCCTCTCCGGCGGCCAACTCTGTGTTCTCAAAGTCTTCTCCACTCCCGCCGACCCATCTCTCGGAATTCTCGAAGCCCTCAGGCAATTCGGCGCGCGCGAAACATTGGACCTGCGCCATGGCACGACCGTCGGCACGAATGCCATGCTGGAGCGCAAGGGCGCGCGCGTCGCCTTCATCACAACCGCTGGCTTTGAAGACACCATCGCCATCGGCCGCCAAACCCGCGCCAGCCTCTACGACTGGTTCGCGCCTGTTCCGGTCTGCCTCGTTCCCCGCGAACTCCGTTTCGGCGTTTCCGAGCGCGTCAGCGCCGAAGGCAAAATCCTGCGCGAGCCCACCGAAGAAGAGTTGGACGTGCTGTTGCGGCAGGTACGCGGCAGCGATGCACAATCAATCGCCATCTCGCTTCTCTTCTCCTTCGCCAACCCCAAGTCGGAGCAGCGCGTCGAAGCAGCTCTGCGCTCTCTCAATCTTCCCATTTCGGCCTCGCATCGCATCCTGCCCGAGTTCCGCGAATATGAGCGCGCATCGACTACGGTTGTCAACGCCTATCTCGCCCCGCGCATGCAAAGCTATCTCACGCAACTGGAGCAGCGCGTAACAGCGCAACACGCAGGCAGCCGTGTCGACGTCATGCAGTCCTCAGGAGGCATTATCCCCGCACGTCTCGCCGCTCAGGAGCCGGTGCGCACAGTTCTGTCGGGTCCCGCAGGAGGGGTAATCGGCGCCTGCCAGGTCGCACGCTGGGCCGGATTCGAGCGCATCATCGGCTTCGACATGGGGGGCACCTCCACCGATGTCTTTCTGTCCGACGCGTCAACTGGGAGCGCGACCGGAGGCGCACAGCTCTCTCGCGAATCCGTCGTAGCCGGCGTGCCCATCAGCGTGCCGATGCTCGACATTCACACGGTGGGCGCGGGCGGCGGCTCCATTGCCCGTTTTGACGCCGGCGGCATGTTGCGCGTGGGACCCGAGTCGGCAGGCGCAGATCCCGGTCCCATCTGCTTCGGGCGCGGAATCAGCCCTACTGTAACCGATGCGAACCTGCTCCTGGGAAGGCTGGATTCGGAAAGCTTTCTCGGCGGCAGCGTGCAGCTTAACCGCCAGCGAACCGAGCAGATATTCAGCGAACAAAAGGGTCCCCTGGCCACCGCGGAAGAGTTCGCCGCCGGAATCCTCCGCGTCGTCGAAACCAACATGGAGAAGGCCATCCGCGTCATCTCTATCGAGCGGGGCCACGACCCCCGCGAGTTCGTGCTCGTGGCCTTCGGCGGCGGCGGCCCGCTCCATGCCTGTGCGCTGGCGCGAGCCCTGAAAATGGACACGGTTCTCATTCCTGCCATGCCCGGCGCGCTCTCCGCCGTAGGCATCCTGCTTGCCGACGCTGTGCGCGATTATTCTCGCACCGTGATGCTTCCAGAGGACGCCATCAATGGCCTGAGCGACATCTTCGACGAACTCAGGCAGCGCGCCGTGGCCGATTTCACCGAAGAAGGGCTGCAAGGCGTAGCGCATTACAGCATCGATGCGCGCTATCGCGGCCAGGGCTACGAGTTGAACGTTCCCTGCGAACCGCGCTCACCCAAGGACGCCATCGAGACCTTTCATCAACTCCATCTCCAGCGTTATGGCTTCTGTGACCCTGAGAAATCGGTGGAAATCGTCAATCTGCGACTGCGCATGACAGCCGCGCGTGAACCCTACCTTCCGCCTGAATCCGATCTCATCCGAGGCGATGGCAGTGAGGCATGCTACGCCGAGCGGCAACTCTCTTTCGACGGAAAATTGCTCCGCGCAAAGGTCTACAACCGCGAAGCGCTCAATCCGGGCGCCATTCTTCACGGACCCTCGATGATTACCGAATATACCTCCGCCACACTATTGCCGCCCGGCTGCCACGCTCAGGTTGATGGCTTTAGCAACCTGGTCATCACGCTCGCTGAGGCTCCCGAAGCATGA
- a CDS encoding MFS transporter, with product MRAIYGWLAEASTEQRRNLVAASLGWMLDSMDVMLYAMVLGEVQRAMHLSAAMSGAMMSVTLVSAAFGGIFFGWFADRFGRARALTSSVLVYSVATALCGFTNTAVELMLCRVLLGLGMGGEWASGAALVAETWPARHRGKALALVQSSWAIGYALGAAVVALVMPRFGWRAVFFVGIFPALITLWLRRRLREPETWQKERTSRVPVGQLFRGTFGYSMLICATMNAATLFAWWGLFTWVPRFLSMPAAEGGRGLSIVQTSAWTIVMQMGTFLGYVLFGYIADRFSRKYTYIGYLVVAALLVPLFAFVRSPGALLVIGPLVGFFGTGYFSGFSVITSELFPTSLRGSAMGFVYNSGRLVSATAPYLIGSVSEHAGLSYALCLTSGAFLLAALIATRLRLPAMVRNSL from the coding sequence TTGAGGGCGATTTACGGATGGCTGGCCGAAGCTTCGACCGAGCAAAGGCGCAACCTCGTCGCTGCATCGCTGGGCTGGATGCTCGACAGCATGGATGTAATGCTCTATGCGATGGTGCTCGGCGAGGTGCAACGGGCGATGCATCTCTCCGCGGCCATGAGTGGAGCGATGATGTCGGTTACGCTGGTCTCTGCCGCTTTCGGCGGGATTTTCTTTGGCTGGTTTGCGGATCGATTTGGACGCGCACGTGCGCTGACTTCGAGCGTGCTGGTGTACTCCGTCGCAACGGCACTTTGTGGATTCACGAATACAGCGGTAGAACTGATGCTTTGCCGGGTGTTGCTGGGGCTTGGGATGGGCGGTGAATGGGCCTCGGGTGCTGCTCTGGTGGCCGAAACCTGGCCTGCGCGCCATCGAGGCAAGGCGCTGGCTCTTGTGCAAAGCTCCTGGGCCATTGGCTACGCGCTGGGAGCTGCGGTGGTTGCACTGGTTATGCCCCGGTTTGGATGGCGCGCTGTCTTTTTTGTGGGAATCTTTCCGGCATTGATTACGCTGTGGCTGCGGCGAAGGCTGCGCGAACCAGAAACATGGCAAAAGGAACGAACATCCAGAGTGCCCGTCGGCCAACTCTTTCGCGGCACTTTCGGCTACAGCATGCTCATCTGCGCGACGATGAATGCGGCCACGCTCTTTGCCTGGTGGGGGCTTTTTACATGGGTGCCGCGCTTTCTTTCGATGCCAGCCGCAGAGGGCGGCCGTGGTTTGAGCATCGTTCAGACCTCGGCCTGGACCATTGTGATGCAGATGGGGACATTTCTGGGATACGTTCTCTTTGGATATATCGCCGATCGCTTCAGCCGTAAATACACTTATATCGGCTATCTTGTGGTCGCTGCGCTATTGGTGCCTCTGTTTGCCTTCGTGCGCAGTCCGGGGGCGCTGCTGGTGATCGGACCGCTTGTCGGGTTTTTCGGGACTGGATACTTCAGCGGATTCAGCGTCATTACCAGCGAGCTATTTCCCACTTCGCTGCGGGGCTCGGCGATGGGATTTGTTTATAACAGCGGTCGGCTGGTCAGCGCCACGGCTCCTTACCTGATTGGCAGTGTTTCGGAACACGCGGGCTTAAGTTACGCGCTTTGTCTAACTTCAGGCGCGTTTCTGCTGGCGGCGCTGATTGCGACCCGGCTGCGGCTGCCTGCGATGGTTAGAAACTCGTTGTAA
- a CDS encoding TonB-dependent receptor, with the protein MRKLLLLLLSVALPALGQANQGELHLSVADPSGLAIKAVIRLESEANHYTSTLTTNAQGRAVAARLPFGRYHLELQQAGFAEVSEFLDVRSTIPVHYTIQLKLSSVKQSVTVSASDTLIDPDQAGSVDQIRGSLIQNRLGSIPGRSLQDLVNSQPGWLYEGNAVLHPRGSEYQTQFVVDGIPLIDNRSPGFGPEIEADDAQSVTIYTAGIPAEYGRKMGGVVEVNTLQDAQPGFHGQAVLSGGSFDTAGAFAQGQYAWGRNTLGGSSSGSRTDHYLNPVVPQNYSNTGTQGDFSLNFRRDFTLNDQISLSLRHELARYDIPNEFVQQAAGQRQNADSIETMGAISYQHIFSGDAIGDLRGMVRDNTTDFTSNPESTPIEVFQHNGFREGYFKASVTIDRGHNEWKAGVESDNLFLNEKLNYLITDPTQFDPGSPLTFAYQANRPDLEQSVFLQDQIRLHNWTINAGLRWDHYQLLLNNQALQPRLAISHYFPSAETVLHFSYDRVFQTPSFENILLSSSGAVTSIDPTGFLSLPVRPSQGDYYEAGLTWVFLGHLKIGSNYFRRVVDNYADDSQIFNTSISFPISFRKGIVYGAEGKVEIPDWRHFSGFGSYSYTVGNVWFPVTGGLFFGSNAAQAASQLTGHTPDSQDQRNTVRGRIRYQLTPRLWTAFGLQYDTGLPFDFDGDASTVLQEYGPQVLSRINFTRGRIYPAFQANASAGADIYKSDRINMHLQVDGQNLNNILNVIDFGGLFSGNAIGPSRSFDLRLTTSF; encoded by the coding sequence ATGAGAAAACTATTGCTTCTCCTGCTGTCTGTGGCGCTGCCGGCTCTTGGCCAGGCAAATCAGGGAGAACTGCATCTCAGCGTCGCCGATCCCTCCGGCCTTGCAATCAAGGCCGTGATTCGCCTTGAGAGCGAAGCCAATCACTACACAAGCACACTCACAACCAACGCCCAGGGACGCGCGGTCGCCGCGCGCCTGCCATTCGGCCGCTATCACCTGGAGCTCCAGCAGGCGGGATTCGCCGAGGTTTCGGAGTTTCTCGATGTTCGTTCCACCATCCCAGTGCACTACACGATTCAGCTCAAGCTGTCGTCTGTAAAGCAATCGGTGACCGTCAGCGCCAGCGATACACTCATCGATCCGGATCAGGCTGGTTCCGTTGATCAGATCAGAGGTTCCCTGATTCAAAACCGCCTCGGCTCAATCCCCGGCCGTTCGCTGCAAGACCTCGTTAATTCGCAGCCGGGCTGGCTTTACGAAGGCAATGCCGTCCTGCATCCGCGCGGCTCCGAATATCAGACGCAGTTCGTCGTCGATGGCATTCCACTCATCGACAATCGCTCGCCCGGCTTCGGCCCTGAGATCGAAGCCGATGATGCCCAGTCCGTCACCATCTACACCGCCGGAATTCCCGCTGAATACGGGCGCAAAATGGGTGGCGTAGTCGAGGTCAATACGCTGCAGGATGCACAGCCAGGATTTCACGGCCAGGCCGTGCTCTCCGGCGGCAGCTTCGATACAGCCGGAGCTTTCGCGCAAGGGCAATACGCATGGGGCAGAAACACACTGGGCGGAAGCAGCAGCGGCAGCCGGACCGATCACTATCTGAATCCCGTAGTCCCGCAAAATTACTCCAACACCGGAACGCAAGGCGACTTCTCCCTCAATTTCCGGCGCGATTTTACCTTGAATGACCAAATCAGTCTCAGCCTCCGCCACGAACTCGCCCGCTACGACATTCCAAACGAATTTGTGCAACAGGCAGCCGGGCAACGCCAGAATGCGGACAGCATTGAAACCATGGGCGCCATTTCGTACCAGCACATCTTTTCCGGAGACGCCATTGGCGATCTGCGTGGAATGGTGCGCGACAACACGACCGACTTCACCTCCAACCCGGAGTCGACGCCCATCGAGGTCTTTCAACATAACGGGTTTCGCGAGGGCTACTTCAAAGCGAGCGTCACTATCGATCGCGGACACAATGAATGGAAGGCCGGCGTCGAATCCGACAACCTGTTTCTGAATGAGAAGCTGAACTATCTCATTACCGATCCCACGCAGTTTGACCCCGGATCGCCACTTACATTCGCCTATCAGGCCAATCGCCCCGACCTTGAGCAATCGGTATTCCTGCAAGACCAGATACGCCTTCATAACTGGACGATCAATGCCGGTCTGCGCTGGGATCACTATCAGCTATTACTCAACAACCAGGCATTGCAGCCCCGTCTTGCCATCTCGCACTACTTTCCTTCGGCCGAGACAGTCCTGCATTTCTCCTATGACCGGGTCTTTCAAACACCGTCCTTTGAGAACATCCTGCTATCCAGCTCAGGTGCCGTTACTTCCATTGATCCCACCGGGTTTCTAAGTCTGCCTGTCAGGCCCTCGCAGGGCGATTATTACGAAGCAGGTCTGACCTGGGTCTTTCTCGGGCATCTGAAAATCGGGAGCAATTACTTCCGGCGCGTCGTCGATAACTACGCCGACGACAGCCAGATATTCAACACCTCCATCAGCTTTCCTATCTCCTTCCGTAAGGGAATCGTCTATGGTGCGGAAGGTAAGGTCGAGATCCCTGACTGGCGCCATTTCTCTGGCTTCGGAAGTTATTCGTACACCGTCGGCAATGTCTGGTTCCCAGTCACCGGCGGTCTTTTCTTCGGTTCAAACGCCGCTCAGGCTGCCTCTCAATTGACCGGCCATACTCCGGACTCGCAGGACCAGCGCAATACCGTTCGCGGACGCATTCGCTACCAGTTAACCCCGCGTCTCTGGACCGCCTTCGGCCTGCAATATGACACAGGTCTTCCCTTTGACTTTGACGGAGACGCGTCCACGGTACTGCAGGAGTATGGCCCTCAGGTCCTAAGCCGCATTAACTTCACGCGCGGCCGAATTTATCCAGCATTCCAGGCCAACGCCTCTGCTGGAGCCGATATCTATAAGTCGGACCGGATCAATATGCATCTTCAGGTGGATGGACAGAATCTGAACAACATACTCAACGTCATCGACTTTGGCGGACTATTTTCGGGTAACGCAATCGGACCCTCGCGCAGCTTCGATCTGCGCCTTACAACGAGTTTCTAA